One window from the genome of Pseudanabaena yagii GIHE-NHR1 encodes:
- a CDS encoding PAS domain-containing sensor histidine kinase — protein sequence MDNLDVMIWSLSLPDLTPLYFNATATQIYQCDREELLANSQLWLEAIAIEDQPKMQEAITQAQVSGTSRLNYQLQMPNGERCRFSVRWKIFKDESGSPIRLDAIATAISDLHTVAFKHKETEVILYQGESYYDQAIQRNSELILRSRPDTTITFANEALCRILECKLEELIGRKWIDFADPNVLESVLENISLLNPDKPSFILINRDQRPNGQVGWIQWIKQGIFNEDGKLIEIQSVGRDITDLKLAELGLHNLNLELEKRITQSNADLRQSEARNLAILHALPDLLLLLKPDGTCLQCIMPTSQDKSKYLPIQHHISEVLDAEDLQTQLRIYETAIATGEVQIYEHQLTKFGKTVYEEVRIAPYCENELLVIVRDITDRKQTEQELQNVTDRLTLALKSASIGIWEWDIANNCLIWDERTYELYGINPDHELDAYLAWANRVHPSDRQFTENEVQLALSGEKDYEPEFRIVLPDGSIRYIKAYAIVQRNDEGIPLRMLGINFDITNRKLAEAQLIKTDTHLKTAQRIGKLGSWEFETSTGTLTWSEEVFRIYGLEPNTEPPSYEELQQYIHPDDWENFNSTVQTALTCQKAYDLEHRIIQSNGRLIYVLAKGEMVYDNSGKLTHIIGTAIDITDRKVAEQNLQNLTDRLTLALKSAAIGIWEWDILHDIILWDDRMCELYGVSPNQSISNYLTWRSSIHPHDLAIAESAIQLALRGIKDYDVEFRIVLPDGNTRHIKAYALIQRNDQGDPYRMIGINFDITDRKLAEAALNHSHDLREAIFNESTDALFLVDTTTLLTIDCNLPAVQLFEASDKNQLIGIKGHILQRYQFSDLEIAAISLELTNKGFWSQEVEYVTCQGKLFWGNLAVKPITIAGITLNLVRVTDISDRKQAEAQILQTSQQLESTNRELESFCYSVSHDLRAPLRHINGFVNALQQRIKKHDALDDPKVDHYLQVIDQSSHKMGNLIDGLLVLSRYGRKPLEKKQISMRELVDEAIEIVRSDPHHNSRLEFAIGDLPNTVGDPILLQQVFRNLIGNAVKFSRNQPQPRIEIDSLPDQTIRIKDNGVGFQMEYADKLFGAFQRLHSEQEFEGTGIGLAIVQRIIQRHGGSIWAEGYPDQGATFFLKL from the coding sequence ATGGATAACCTTGACGTGATGATTTGGTCACTGTCTCTGCCCGATCTCACTCCCCTTTATTTCAATGCAACTGCTACCCAAATTTATCAATGCGATCGCGAAGAATTACTTGCCAATTCGCAGCTTTGGTTAGAGGCGATTGCTATTGAAGATCAGCCCAAAATGCAGGAGGCGATCACCCAAGCGCAAGTATCAGGAACGTCGCGTCTCAATTATCAACTGCAAATGCCCAACGGCGAAAGATGTAGGTTTTCGGTACGTTGGAAAATATTTAAAGATGAATCAGGCTCACCTATTCGCCTTGATGCGATCGCGACGGCAATTAGCGACTTACATACAGTTGCCTTTAAACATAAAGAAACTGAAGTAATTCTCTATCAAGGTGAGAGTTATTATGATCAAGCGATCCAAAGAAATAGTGAACTAATTCTGCGGTCAAGACCTGACACTACCATCACCTTTGCAAATGAAGCCCTATGTCGAATCCTAGAATGTAAACTAGAAGAATTGATTGGGCGGAAATGGATTGATTTTGCTGATCCTAATGTTTTAGAAAGTGTCCTCGAAAATATCTCTCTACTCAATCCTGACAAACCAAGTTTTATCTTAATAAATCGCGATCAACGTCCTAATGGACAAGTGGGCTGGATTCAGTGGATTAAACAAGGGATTTTTAATGAAGATGGGAAGCTAATTGAGATCCAGTCAGTGGGGCGAGATATTACAGATCTGAAACTAGCAGAGCTTGGCTTGCATAATCTAAATTTAGAACTAGAGAAGCGCATCACTCAAAGTAATGCAGACTTACGCCAGAGTGAAGCCCGTAATCTAGCAATTCTTCATGCCCTGCCCGATCTATTACTCTTACTCAAGCCCGATGGCACTTGTCTACAGTGCATCATGCCGACATCTCAAGACAAATCCAAATATTTACCCATTCAACATCACATTTCGGAAGTATTAGATGCAGAGGATCTTCAAACTCAGTTAAGAATATATGAAACCGCGATCGCTACAGGTGAAGTCCAAATCTATGAACATCAGTTAACGAAATTTGGCAAAACTGTCTATGAAGAAGTACGAATTGCTCCCTATTGTGAAAATGAACTCTTAGTAATTGTGCGTGATATTACCGATCGCAAACAAACTGAGCAAGAGCTTCAAAATGTCACCGATCGCCTGACCCTTGCCTTAAAATCCGCATCCATTGGCATTTGGGAATGGGATATTGCCAATAACTGTCTAATTTGGGATGAGCGTACCTATGAACTCTATGGCATTAACCCCGATCATGAACTTGATGCCTATTTAGCATGGGCTAATCGTGTCCATCCGAGCGATCGCCAATTCACTGAAAACGAGGTACAGCTAGCTTTAAGCGGCGAAAAGGACTACGAACCAGAATTTCGGATCGTGCTACCCGATGGCAGTATTCGCTATATCAAAGCCTATGCCATAGTTCAGCGAAATGATGAGGGTATACCCCTGCGAATGCTTGGAATCAACTTTGATATTACCAATCGCAAGTTAGCAGAAGCGCAGTTAATCAAGACTGATACCCACCTCAAAACGGCTCAGCGAATCGGGAAGCTAGGCAGTTGGGAATTTGAAACTAGTACAGGAACTCTCACTTGGTCAGAGGAAGTGTTTCGGATTTATGGACTCGAACCGAATACTGAGCCACCCAGTTATGAAGAACTCCAGCAATATATCCATCCAGATGACTGGGAAAATTTTAATAGCACAGTTCAAACAGCGCTCACTTGTCAGAAAGCCTACGATCTAGAACATCGCATCATTCAATCCAATGGCAGATTGATCTATGTATTAGCTAAGGGAGAAATGGTGTATGACAACTCAGGAAAATTAACGCATATCATCGGCACTGCCATTGATATTACAGATCGCAAAGTAGCTGAGCAAAATCTCCAAAATCTCACCGATCGCTTAACTCTCGCCTTAAAATCAGCAGCGATCGGCATTTGGGAATGGGATATTCTTCACGATATTATCCTTTGGGATGATCGGATGTGTGAACTCTATGGAGTCAGTCCAAATCAATCGATCAGCAACTACTTAACTTGGCGCAGCAGTATTCATCCCCATGATTTAGCGATCGCTGAATCCGCTATCCAATTAGCTCTCCGAGGCATCAAAGACTACGATGTCGAATTTCGGATTGTCTTACCCGATGGCAATACGCGCCATATCAAAGCCTATGCCCTGATCCAACGTAATGATCAGGGTGATCCCTATCGCATGATTGGGATTAACTTTGACATTACCGATCGCAAACTCGCCGAAGCAGCCTTAAATCATAGCCATGACCTGCGAGAGGCAATATTTAACGAATCTACAGATGCCCTCTTTTTAGTTGATACCACCACATTACTAACGATTGACTGTAACCTTCCCGCCGTACAACTCTTTGAAGCATCCGATAAAAATCAACTGATTGGCATTAAAGGGCATATCCTTCAGCGCTATCAATTTTCTGATCTAGAAATTGCGGCTATTAGCCTAGAGCTTACTAACAAAGGTTTTTGGAGCCAAGAAGTGGAATACGTTACTTGCCAAGGTAAACTCTTCTGGGGGAATCTTGCGGTTAAACCAATCACAATTGCAGGCATTACCTTGAACTTAGTGCGCGTCACCGATATTAGCGATCGCAAGCAGGCGGAAGCACAGATTCTCCAAACATCGCAACAACTAGAAAGTACCAATCGCGAATTAGAATCCTTTTGCTATTCTGTTTCCCATGATTTACGCGCCCCATTACGTCATATCAACGGATTTGTGAATGCCTTACAACAAAGGATTAAGAAGCATGATGCACTAGATGATCCTAAAGTGGATCACTATTTGCAAGTAATTGATCAAAGTAGCCACAAGATGGGTAATTTAATCGATGGATTATTAGTTCTCTCGCGCTATGGACGCAAACCCCTAGAGAAAAAACAAATTTCCATGCGAGAACTAGTCGATGAAGCAATTGAAATTGTCCGCAGCGATCCTCACCATAATTCCCGCCTTGAATTTGCGATCGGAGACTTACCAAATACTGTTGGCGATCCGATTCTCTTGCAACAGGTATTTCGTAATCTCATTGGCAATGCCGTCAAATTTAGTCGTAATCAGCCTCAACCTCGGATCGAAATTGATAGTTTGCCCGATCAAACGATTAGAATTAAAGATAATGGCGTAGGCTTTCAAATGGAATATGCTGATAAACTTTTTGGAGCCTTTCAAAGGTTACACAGCGAACAAGAATTTGAAGGTACAGGCATTGGTTTAGCGATCGTGCAACGTATTATTCAACGACATGGAGGTTCTATTTGGGCAGAAGGATATCCCGATCAAGGTGCAACTTTCTTTCTCAAGCTTTAA
- the glmM gene encoding phosphoglucosamine mutase — MKLFGTDGIRGHVGSFLTAPLALEVGISAGKILKERVELERDRLNASGNAAKVIAIGQDSRTSGDMLSAAISAGLTAAGWDVWHIGLCPTPAVAYLTANSPEIFGGVMISASHNPPEDNGIKFFGDNGTKLCSETQQAIEALLESRLHADLVNSSTDWGKYHEKAHLISDYQDSLQNSIATDLQGIKVVLDLAHGSATRVSLEVFQNLGAEVICLHQEPDGDRINVNCGSTHLEPLRAAVKAHGADMGFAFDGDADRVLAVDSNGRVVDGDYILYLWGQELLENNQLPNNAIVTTVMANLGFERAWQKLDGNFVRTAVGDQYVHAEMVRSGAMLGGEQSGHVLCRHYAVSGDGLLAALHLAALAKQKAPLAELMDQSFHPYPQLLKNVRVEDRELRRNWQTCDALVQAIALAEQDLGDRGRVLVRASGTEPLMRVMVEAETLDLAQHWTNSLTGLIEKQLVKV, encoded by the coding sequence ATGAAATTGTTTGGTACGGATGGCATTCGTGGTCATGTCGGTAGTTTTTTGACTGCCCCATTAGCCCTAGAAGTAGGAATTAGTGCGGGTAAGATTTTAAAAGAGCGGGTGGAATTGGAGCGCGATCGCCTTAATGCTTCAGGAAATGCGGCAAAGGTAATTGCGATCGGGCAAGATTCTCGGACATCGGGCGATATGCTATCGGCAGCAATTTCCGCAGGTTTGACGGCAGCAGGCTGGGACGTGTGGCATATCGGGCTATGTCCTACGCCTGCGGTTGCCTATCTCACTGCCAATTCTCCCGAAATCTTTGGCGGCGTAATGATTTCCGCAAGCCATAACCCCCCCGAAGACAATGGGATTAAGTTCTTTGGCGACAATGGCACAAAGCTGTGTAGCGAAACGCAACAGGCGATCGAAGCTTTACTCGAATCCAGACTTCATGCCGATCTCGTTAATTCCTCGACAGATTGGGGCAAGTATCACGAAAAAGCGCATTTAATTTCTGACTATCAAGATTCTCTGCAAAACTCGATCGCGACAGACTTACAAGGTATTAAGGTAGTTCTGGACTTGGCTCACGGCTCCGCGACTCGTGTTTCCCTAGAAGTATTTCAAAATCTTGGCGCAGAGGTGATTTGCCTCCACCAAGAACCCGATGGCGATCGCATTAATGTTAATTGCGGCTCCACCCATCTCGAACCATTACGCGCAGCCGTGAAAGCACATGGCGCAGATATGGGCTTTGCCTTTGATGGCGATGCCGATCGCGTTTTAGCTGTGGATAGCAATGGGCGTGTCGTTGATGGCGATTACATCCTGTACCTCTGGGGTCAGGAATTGCTAGAAAATAATCAACTGCCCAACAATGCGATCGTTACCACGGTCATGGCAAATCTTGGCTTTGAACGCGCATGGCAAAAGCTGGACGGTAATTTTGTGCGGACTGCCGTGGGCGATCAGTATGTTCATGCAGAAATGGTGCGATCGGGCGCAATGCTCGGCGGCGAACAGTCGGGTCATGTGCTATGTCGTCACTATGCCGTCAGTGGTGATGGTTTACTTGCAGCTTTGCATCTGGCGGCTCTTGCCAAGCAAAAAGCTCCTCTTGCCGAACTGATGGATCAGAGCTTCCATCCCTACCCTCAATTGCTGAAAAATGTGCGTGTCGAGGATCGTGAATTGCGCCGCAATTGGCAGACCTGTGATGCACTCGTGCAGGCGATCGCTTTAGCAGAACAGGACTTAGGCGATCGGGGCAGAGTGTTAGTCCGTGCTTCGGGTACAGAGCCATTGATGCGGGTCATGGTGGAAGCTGAAACTCTTGATCTGGCTCAACATTGGACAAATAGCCTCACGGGACTAATTGAAAAACAACTAGTTAAAGTCTAA
- the clpP gene encoding ATP-dependent Clp endopeptidase proteolytic subunit ClpP → MIPTVIEQSGRGERAFDIFSRLLRERIVFLGQQVDDSIANIIVAQLLFLEADDPEKDIFLYINSPGGSVTAGMAIYDTMQHIRPDVSTICVGLAASMGAFLLTGGAKGKRLSLPHTRIMIHQPLGGAQGQATDIEIQAKEILYHKNRLNELMAFHTGQPIDRIAEDTDRDFFMAPDEAKAYGLIDEVVNQRPKFEVAA, encoded by the coding sequence ATGATCCCAACCGTAATCGAACAGTCTGGTCGTGGCGAAAGAGCCTTTGATATTTTTTCGCGCCTGCTGCGGGAGCGGATCGTATTTTTGGGGCAACAGGTTGACGACAGCATTGCCAACATCATTGTTGCTCAGTTGCTTTTCCTCGAAGCCGACGATCCCGAAAAAGATATTTTCTTGTATATCAACTCCCCTGGGGGATCTGTGACCGCAGGTATGGCAATTTACGATACGATGCAGCACATTCGCCCTGATGTTTCGACCATTTGTGTCGGTCTAGCGGCAAGTATGGGGGCTTTCTTGCTCACTGGTGGCGCAAAGGGCAAGAGACTATCTTTGCCCCATACCCGTATCATGATTCACCAACCTCTCGGCGGCGCACAGGGGCAAGCAACAGATATCGAAATCCAAGCTAAGGAAATCCTGTATCACAAGAATCGCCTGAATGAGTTGATGGCTTTCCATACTGGTCAGCCCATCGATCGCATTGCTGAGGATACCGATCGCGATTTCTTCATGGCTCCTGATGAGGCAAAGGCTTACGGATTGATCGATGAAGTGGTTAATCAACGCCCAAAGTTTGAAGTTGCAGCATAG
- a CDS encoding AbrB/MazE/SpoVT family DNA-binding domain-containing protein, with product MHTTNLRKVGGSIMLAIPPAILEILNLQSGTTVGVAVDNGRLIIEPQLKPQYSLDELLAQCNPNAPITEDDRGWLDVEPVGNEL from the coding sequence ATGCACACCACAAATCTCCGTAAGGTCGGTGGCTCGATCATGTTGGCGATTCCTCCCGCCATTCTCGAAATTTTGAACCTGCAATCAGGAACAACTGTGGGGGTTGCGGTTGATAATGGCAGACTGATTATTGAACCTCAACTGAAACCACAATATTCACTGGATGAGCTTTTAGCACAATGCAATCCGAATGCGCCGATAACGGAAGACGATCGCGGTTGGCTAGATGTAGAACCTGTGGGGAATGAACTGTGA
- a CDS encoding type II toxin-antitoxin system PemK/MazF family toxin — translation MKRGDIYLVSLDPTEGHEQQGTRPVLIVSPDKFNALTKVPIVVPITSGGSFARTAGFAVSLDSVGTRTKGVVRCDQPRPIDLSARKARKLESVPDAIVDDVLARIVTLFSP, via the coding sequence GTGAAGCGTGGTGATATTTATCTTGTTTCGCTTGATCCAACGGAAGGACATGAGCAACAAGGTACTAGACCAGTTCTGATTGTCTCTCCTGATAAATTCAATGCTTTAACCAAAGTTCCGATCGTGGTTCCAATTACATCGGGTGGAAGTTTTGCAAGAACCGCAGGTTTTGCTGTTTCTCTGGATTCTGTTGGAACTCGAACCAAAGGTGTAGTTCGTTGCGATCAACCCCGTCCTATTGATTTATCTGCTCGTAAGGCTCGAAAGTTGGAGAGTGTGCCAGATGCGATCGTTGATGATGTTTTGGCTAGGATTGTTACTCTATTTAGTCCCTAG
- a CDS encoding AAA family ATPase: protein MLKSLRLENFKSFKNAELSLGDLTVLVGTNASGKSNIRDAFRFLHGISRGYSIAEIIGEKYGEGGELQWRGIRGGTKEITYCGTDSFAISVTFSIIYNGNELDMNYHIEIKLKSSEPFPRIVFEKLTCSGFEKPIFESRPIINWERIGTHYISVSFFNIWSSANENQGLLNYIPVLWQVATETSFEGINVDDRQIIISRARELRELCDRALIAIGNMRFLDLSPDLMRLPTFAGQNILGDRGENLSSVMLDICRDETRKAILLDWLQALTPMDAKDFDFPEDFTGKVLLRIEEASGQKTTAYSASDGTLRFLGLLAALLGNQRSRFYFFEEPENGIHPNRLSLLLQLMEQEVTNGSMQIVITTHSPLLLNFLSPASLEYASLIYRIGDRAESRITKIIDISNAREIIANDGLSSLLDSGWLEDAMYFLEDEEVQNA, encoded by the coding sequence ATGTTAAAAAGCTTACGCTTAGAAAATTTTAAAAGTTTTAAAAATGCTGAGCTTTCACTTGGAGATTTGACAGTTTTAGTAGGGACTAATGCTTCAGGCAAGAGCAATATTCGCGATGCATTTCGTTTTTTGCATGGTATTTCACGAGGCTATAGTATTGCCGAAATTATTGGTGAGAAATATGGTGAAGGTGGTGAGCTGCAATGGCGTGGCATTCGTGGTGGAACGAAGGAAATAACTTATTGTGGTACTGATTCTTTTGCGATTAGTGTCACATTTTCTATTATCTATAATGGTAATGAACTCGATATGAATTATCATATCGAAATTAAACTTAAGTCATCAGAACCTTTCCCCCGCATTGTATTTGAAAAACTAACTTGCTCAGGATTTGAGAAGCCAATTTTTGAATCCCGACCAATCATTAATTGGGAACGGATTGGGACTCACTATATTTCTGTGAGCTTTTTTAATATCTGGTCGTCTGCAAATGAAAATCAGGGTTTACTTAATTACATTCCCGTTCTTTGGCAAGTCGCAACTGAAACATCGTTTGAAGGAATAAATGTTGATGATCGACAAATCATAATATCAAGAGCTAGAGAGCTTAGAGAGCTTTGTGATAGAGCTTTGATTGCCATAGGTAATATGAGATTTTTGGATCTCAGCCCTGATTTGATGAGATTGCCGACTTTTGCGGGACAAAATATTTTGGGCGATCGCGGTGAAAATTTGTCGTCGGTAATGTTAGATATTTGTCGTGACGAAACTCGTAAGGCGATTTTATTAGATTGGTTGCAAGCCTTAACGCCAATGGATGCGAAGGATTTTGACTTTCCAGAGGACTTTACAGGCAAAGTTTTGCTGAGAATCGAAGAGGCAAGCGGACAGAAAACAACAGCTTATAGTGCATCCGATGGAACATTGCGATTTTTAGGTTTACTCGCTGCACTATTGGGAAATCAGCGATCGCGCTTTTACTTTTTTGAAGAACCTGAAAATGGCATTCATCCCAATCGTTTGAGCTTGCTGCTGCAACTCATGGAGCAAGAAGTCACTAATGGCTCTATGCAAATTGTGATTACTACCCATTCACCACTTTTGTTAAATTTCCTCAGCCCTGCCAGCCTCGAATATGCCTCTTTGATATATCGAATAGGCGATCGCGCCGAGTCACGCATAACTAAAATCATAGATATTTCCAATGCTAGGGAAATCATTGCTAATGACGGATTATCGAGCTTACTAGATTCAGGTTGGCTAGAAGATGCGATGTATTTTCTCGAAGATGAAGAGGTACAGAACGCATGA
- the mazF gene encoding endoribonuclease MazF yields the protein MVKPYIPDRGDIVWLDFDPQAGHEQSGHRPAFVISPIAYNQRSNLALLCPITSKTKEWKFEVLLTDTKTKGVILADQIKTLDWQARKIDFIEKASVSIIDEVIGKIEALLT from the coding sequence ATGGTAAAGCCATACATTCCCGATCGTGGTGATATTGTTTGGCTAGATTTCGATCCACAGGCTGGGCATGAACAATCTGGGCATCGTCCTGCTTTTGTGATTTCACCGATCGCCTATAATCAAAGGTCAAATTTGGCTCTGCTTTGTCCGATTACTTCTAAAACTAAGGAATGGAAGTTTGAGGTTCTACTCACGGATACTAAGACTAAGGGAGTGATTCTTGCGGATCAGATTAAGACTTTAGATTGGCAAGCGAGAAAGATAGATTTTATTGAGAAGGCTTCTGTAAGTATTATTGATGAAGTTATCGGCAAAATTGAGGCGTTATTAACCTAG
- a CDS encoding AbrB/MazE/SpoVT family DNA-binding domain-containing protein: MTAAIAKWGNSLAVRIPQAIAEQVQIQAGSEISIDIIDGKIVLTPHRRKKYTLDELLDGMTSEHLHAEVSTGVSVGNEAW; the protein is encoded by the coding sequence ATGACTGCCGCGATCGCGAAGTGGGGTAATAGTTTAGCTGTACGCATTCCGCAAGCTATAGCTGAACAGGTGCAAATTCAAGCTGGAAGCGAAATCAGTATTGATATTATTGATGGCAAGATTGTTTTGACTCCGCATCGGCGTAAAAAATATACTCTAGATGAATTGCTGGATGGGATGACTTCTGAGCATCTCCATGCAGAAGTTTCTACGGGTGTTTCTGTTGGGAATGAAGCATGGTAA